The DNA segment TATCCCTTAACCAACATTTACATGAAAAACAATCCTATGGGCATGCTCACTTGGCTTCTCTAGCTTCCAACTCTAGTGATCTATTGCTTCCAACCTCTTCTTCGGCGATGACTTCCACAAAGAGCTAGCTAGATAATGTTTTACATTTATTTTCTCCATAAAACAATGTTTGAGGCAGAGGCTGAGATATTAGTTTTATCCCATTATCTTGGAAAAACAATGTTTGAGAAATCTAGCTCGGATTCCATAAACAATTAAGACTAGAAAGGGATTGACATGCTAATGATCAATTGAAACTGCAAAGGTTTTGACTTTGACATGCTAGCTCCAGCAATCCCGAGAAGCCAGAAGCCCAAATGCAACCCTTGGGTTGTTGTTCAGAAAGTGGCATAGTTTTTGTTTAAGTCCCACTTATTTTAACATACACTCCATTACTAATAACACCCTCTTACATATTGTGTGGTAATTCAAGTCTTACAGCTTACTCCATGCTAAaccattaattttaaaaaatcttgaATATCATCGTCAAAAACTATGGGCACATATGTTTCGAAAGCAAGAATAGGAAAAACGCGAGATTTGGAGTGCCTGTCTGATCGAATTCTCTTAACAAAACTCAGGAATCACTGTAGTGAGACGTTTGGATGCTTCACTgcggagaaagaaaatataggAATTGAAGAAAGATAAACACAAAAAAAGTTTTCACGGGTTTTACTCTCACGGTTGATTCCGTCCAAATATTCTTCACAGATCCATCCATTCCATATGAGATTGAATTGCATATGATGCATTACTCTTTGTTTTCAAAAGGACCGCGCGCACAGGAATTTTTCCATTCGATCTCAAGTGtttttgtcatgaaacatgcatgcatgctcgcGATCGGTTTAACTTTTTGCATAGTTTTCAGTCATCGCCTAAGGTGTTTTGTCATGTAACatgtatgaatgcatgcatgatcgcGATAGATCGATTCAAATTTTGGCATAATTTCCATCGAAGGCTTATTTCACGCTCTCATGCATATGCTACGAAATGAAAGTATGCTCGTTATTGTTAGCTTATATCTGAACTGGAAGCCTTATAGTATATGTTTCATGTCTCTTTCATTCACGCGTCTACCTACTACGTCCTTACGTACGGCAGTAGTCTATTTATCTATCGTGCATGTGTGCCATGCATGTATTTACGGAACACTAGGACTCATTCCGTGTCATTTTGAATATTAATATGATTTTCAAAATACAAatttgactactactttttgttgtaatataatgataaaatataataaaaatatattattataaaaatactttttaaGACAAATATGTCCgtgttatttttaaatattcaaactcaaactataaaaaaatatttatagttaaaatttaaaatagttaaCTGTATATAACCTAAAACGATGTTTATTTTGAATCGGACGAGTATTCGCTGAAAGTAAAGAGCtctgatatatatgtatacacacagCGCGGGCGTTTTCATGCACTCATGATGCATCGATCACATTGCAAAAAGATTGTTGAATAGCTGCCTACCTAACCCCCCGGCATCATGGAAGATGCATATTTAATTTGTAGCGGTCAAAAGAGGCCAGATTCAATCTGTAACATGCGGAAGTCGGTTCTTTAAGATAATTGTacgtgaaaataggttttttttaTAGGTGATCTGTTTTGTGTTTATGAAAATCGTTTATTTTTATAGGTCTTCAACCTCAGATGGGTTGGCTAAACGCGTGAAAATAGGTTACGACTCATCTCTAAAAATTGCTTTCGTAGTAATGTAAGACTCTATATATAGGTGTCTCAAGAAAAtcttttccacaggcggtctgTTTTGCGCGTGTAGCgtaacatttcctccagatcaaaatcagtattatcatccatcataacatcagtgtcaccTTCAACTACTACCtcaacatcaccatccacttgatcagcaacgATATTCTCGTTTGGTTCGCCTGTACGTTGTTCGTCGtgattagatcaacatgtgtaatcctcaacaaaacctctcaagatcaagtgtggtTTGATTATATTTGATTTGTCGtataatttctggttcttgcagtcagaacattgacagtatattttctttgtcttcttagtcaaagcgtcatTCTcagcggcttcaataaaaacagagagtcatttgatatatatttcttcatgtcttggcgcatcgtatatccatgctctgtccatctttaacttcaatcacaaaattagatactttaattaattaatctaaaaatcataataaaaagatttttttttaaaaaaaatgggcttgttatgattataatatgtctacgcaattgaatctatattgacgcaaatttatggctcaaaataatgtgaatttattatttctctctccttctctctcttcctctccctacAAATCTAGATATAGAGAGAAAAAATTCgtattcatgatgaaacctcctaaggctaaaaaacTTTAAATACTAGctacattttttaaatataatgctagaatcatgtgaatctatacaattgaatcaatattggcaataaattttagctaattcgatgatataaatggcaagaaccatgaacgtctctagatcacatctaaaccctaattaagccttaaatctaaatctaaacttcaagaaaatgctagctagggatgagatacctttaccttagatggctcctccaagAAATTCAAAAACAGAAGCTTCCCCCCTTACTTTCCAAATCCGCCGCCACCTTAAGTTCTACTattcgaacagtagagctctcTGTCTGAATAGAGCTACCCGATTGGATGCACTATTTATGGAGttattttcacatacggttcacataaggaaccgcttatgaaaattagttttcacaggcgatcCACAACAGCATGAGGCCGCGACCACTTACTCAGACGGTTTGTCctatgaaccgcctgtagaaatggaATTTaggtgtcttgaaaaatagcttttttaGTAGTGTTAATCAATTCATTAGGGGGAAAAATTTCTGCTTTGAAGATAGCGGTCTAATAAGTACGAGAAAATTTTTTAGTAAGCCACCATGAATATAACTATTTCCTCGATTTCGCTATATTTGTCCACATGTATCATTACTTATAGATCCATAACATCCAAAATTGATGCAAAAGATAAATTAATCCACAATAATATAATATGTCAACCCCTTGGGACACGCAAacatgttagaatatatgggtttgacctattatatttatgtaattttaaataaatcttaaaggccCAACTAAGTGGAGACGAAGATGGAGGTGTATCTTTTAGTCTCACCATACTATAAGGAATTGTCCCTTTCAACCATTTAGCATGTGTAAATGAGAGAATTAGGAGAACACGCATGTGCTCACTCGTCTTGTCAGTTACGACACCTGCGTGAATAGTCTGCTGAAATCGGATCCAGTAGCTCGCGCAGGTGCGGCCTCCTTTAATAGTttattcttatatatatatacatatacatacatacatatgtatatgtatatgtatatgtatatgtatatgtatatgtatatgtatatgtatatatatatatatatatatatatattatgtcaTCGCATGTAGTCTACTTCATCGTGTTGCGCCAGCATGCACTGAAAAATGGGAGAGCAAGTCTCCATAACCCGTCGCTTTTAGGATCCTACACTAGGAGAGGGAGAATAAGGTTTTTGAAAGCGCTTGGCGTGACTTCTCATGATTTGCTTCCTCTACGTCATCACGATCTGCTTCACTATATCATCTTCGTCATTGTCCACTGCATCACCATCATAGAGACCTCTGCACCTCACACTGCCGTCGGGTATATACATTACGATCCATTATATATTAGAGACCTTGTTAGAAAGATAGTTAGGTCTCGTCAGAGCTTGTTGGGATATTTCTCAGAAAGCTAGTCAAATCTAGTCAAAGCTTGTCAGGGAGCTTGTCGAAGCTTGTAATTTGTAATTTGTttatgttcatattatatttagaaattaaattaaattaaatttgaaagtgTTATTTTCCAATAAAACCTATCTTAAGTGTGTTCTACATGCATTTCCCCCCTTCAAAACCACACTTTGCATTTAAAGTCTATCATAAACAAGAGAGCAATCATTATCCCAAGATGGGTAGacaaatattttgaaacaaaTACTCTGGAGGCTAGAGCAAACATAGCGAAACAGAAGAGGGGTATAGTATATAAATCTCGATAGATGCAAACAACAACCTTACAAAATAGGTTAAGGGAAATTATTTTTGCGCCATAGCTTGCACTTTTGTCCAAATTTTCCACCAACTTTTGTGTTCATCACAACGTTGTTAGGATTCAACTCCATCGTGTGTTAAGTTTCCAAGCTAGCATGTACTCTGACTACCTAGTTAGGCAAGCAACATTAAAACTGAGCTGATGACACGATGAAGGTGGCATGGAAAAGCGGTAGGACTGGTGGAGGCGATGTTGGAAGCCGAAAGCGATCGACGGCGACGGCAGTCATCAGTGTAGGACAAAGCCATCACCCATAGTGATCATTAGGGGCTAACCATCCCATTGGGCAAGGTCGAGCGGCTGCCCTAGCTACCGACGGGCATATGTAcaccctcaccccctccttcagCCTTGCCCCTGCATCCAGGTGGTCAAAACTGGAGAAGAATGTTGTGGTCCGCAGGGCGTTGGCATTGCTAGCATGACAAAGGGGAGTGAAGGGGTATGGGCTTAGCAGGCCAATGGACAAGCGAGTAAATGGGCCCAAAGAAGCAATGACAACCGCACGCTCCCAACCCTAGCCCAAAATCGATCCCTTTTTTGTTCTCTCATTCTCTCTTAGTCATAGACTCGCTCGCCTTCACTCCTCTTGAAACCAAAGCTCCTCTACCATAGAACCCTAGGCCTAGCTCCTGCTCCCAAATCAACAGCCTCATTGTCGCTCCCAAATTGGCAAATCGGTGCTTTGCTCACCAATAGCGAAGTACTAGTGCATCTTGTAGGAAGAAGGATGTGTACTTGCGAAGCACCGCGACATCATTTTGGAAAAGATGGAGAGGGTTTACCAATTCATCGAATACCGGTCGGTATTCACGAATTTTGATCAATTCACTGCTGGTTCGATAACCAAAACGGATGGGGAATTTGGTAGAGTTCGttcaatttcaaatttgaaatccaattttttggcaaaatttgtCCGAATTTAACCTACTTTCGTTGGTTTTGAGCGGCATTCGTGAAAACTGATGAAACTACTAGGGACCGGTTTTTGATCCAAGTTCGGCTTTTGAAACCCTTATTAGACCTGGAGATACAAGATGATGTTCTCGCTTCATAACATAGGAGTAGTCTGTATTTAATCAATGTGAGATTCCGTAGTTAAGGTGTTATCCATGATTCATGAGGATGAGCGTAATCTTGGTCAAGTAGGTGGTTTTGGTGAACAAAATGGAtagttttttctttgttttaaaTATGAAGTTAATATTGAATGTGTTTCAAATTACACATGATTTATCTCTCTCCTACTGCAAAGAAGGGATCAAAATATTGCTGAAACCATGTCATTTGCTTATTGATGTAAAAACACATTTGATCACCTTGAGAAATTAAGGTTGGGACCTCTTGTTCAAAGAAGTCAAATAATTTTATGTTGCAAAAAAGATTTTGATACCAAATATGGATGAGatattccaaaaaaaattgttaggtTTGAGAaacgaagaaagaaaagagtcGTATAAATGATCTAAGCATGCCAATAGGTAGGCCTGAAATGTTAGGTCCAATCCTAGACCTAGAGCATGTTTGAATTGCAACTATATTTGCTACGTCTAAGGTTAGTTAAGTGTGGTTTAACATAGAAAGTGTGGCTAAAAATTTCTTAATCACAAGTATGACAAAGTTAGTAAAAAAACTAAGTGTATATATGGCGTGACTAAAGAGTGGTAAAGTTAGACTCAAACCAAACATATCCCTAGCTCTATAAGGCTAGGCATGCATTTTGAAATAGTATATGCCTTACCGCTTTTCTACTCTTATAGTCATGTCTTTTAGATAatattcaatcaaactttaaaaactttCACAATCAATAACTTTTAAAGATGTTTGGTTTGTAAATATAGAAACCATACATGTAGATTTGTTTTAAagatattttcataatatcatatttttcttagattttatatatagtttttaaaaaatagtgatcaaaggtACGTATTACACACCATGTTATATCCATAACGTCGTGTATTTTTACTGTAGATAGTAATAAAATTACTAACCTTtaaattttaattgaaaataataattttagcAGAGTATATGCATACATGAATATGTATGCCCTCTTTGGATCGCGAATGTTCCAaagaaaatttacaaaaaaatgtCGTAAAGGTCAGTCCAATTCTCCCAGAAAACTCCCGTGTTCCGAACGGGCCTCAACGGAACAGGCCGGCCCAACGGACCCATAGCCCAGGACTGGGCCCGAGCCCGGGCCCAACGGGCTGCTCGCGAACAAGTCTACGAGACTACGACTACAACTGCGTTGCTACGAGGACGTACTCGTTTTGTTTTTCCTGCACACGAACGGAAGCGGAAGTGCAGCGTCTTCCCTTCTCCGATCCCACCTGCATCTACTCCCGCGCTTCGCTTCGCCatggcggaggcggcggaggaggggcaGACGGCGGCGACCAAGTACGTCCTCATCACCAGCGGCGTCGTTAGCGGGCTCGGCAAGGGCGTCACCGCTAGCAGCGTCGGCGTCGTCCTCAAGTCCTGCGGCCTCCGCGTCACCTGCATCAAGATCGGTACGCCCTCCCGTCCCCTTTCCCCACACCCGCCGCTTCCCTTCCGTGCCGTAGAGGCGTTCTTGCTGGTGCCCCCTAAAACCTAGGAACTCTTGGGATTCTTGGGGCGGAGTTGGGAGGGGCGCATTGGCATGCTCTTCTTGGGGTAGAAAGGTGCCGCGTTCCCGTGATTAGGTTCGGgtttagtgtttttttttggtttaggTAATCAGTTGCCAAAAGCGTTGGTTTGTTGGTTTCTGCTTGGAGCCAGGGCGGTCAAAGGCAATTCTTTACTGGTCCTGATTGGACTTTTGGGTGGTCAAATGCGATTCTTTACTGGTTCTGGTCGGAATTTGGGGTGACGAGTAGTAGTGGAAGGTTGCCTCTTTGGGGTTCCAATTACTCTTATACTTTATTTCTAGTGAAAGTTATCCGTACCTCATGAATTCATGAGCCCGTGTGCAGTCGATGTCAAGTTCTAAAGGCTTGTTGTCTCACTAGTACTAGTTTCTTTTTGCTGCTTTTAGTTGCTTTAAGGTGCCACCTTTGGTGGGTTTTATGTAAGCTTTTGGTTCTATTATGAAGGTTGGTGTTGGGTCATCAGGGATAAGCATGTGGGTTTTGGTTGTCGTTTTATTGGGACGGTGCACTGCGGTCAAGCTTTTCGGCTTCCAAATGGCCTTTTGTGATAGGCGTTTGGAAGGTTTCTGCCTAAGGATGGGCGCCTTTCTGGATCTTTTGGCATGAGAAAGGTTAAATCAGCAAgttattttttaatgtgattTTAAAACCTACATTGTTTCCATGTGTAGAGTTTAACTAGTTTGGAGGTGCTTAGGCATTGGTCTGCACTGGTCTTACTACTGTTCACTTCCTGGTTTTGTAGATCCATACTTGAACAAAGATGCTGGTACAATGTCCTCCTTTGAGCATGGTGAGGTGTTTGTCCTTGATGATGGTGGAGAGGTACGGTCCCTTTATTGCTTGCATGCAAATACATGATGTTAAGGTTTACATTCTCGGTGTTGTCTTATTCCTGACATGTGACATTTGTAGGTTGACTTGGATTTAGGGAACTACGAGCGTTTCATTGATGTTACTCTGACCAGGGACAACAACATTACCACTGGAAAGATATATCAGGTGAGTATCTGCCCCACAAAaattcttgcttgttctcgcTTGAGCTTGTAAATAGTTAATTTCTGTTTCTTTCAGTCTGTCAttgagaaggagaggaagggtGTTTATCTTGGCAAGACAGTCCAGGTAATTCCCTTGTGGCATTTGTTGCTATGGTTGCGTTGTATGGAATGCCCAcatgaaaaaatatgaaattcttACAGTTGTAAGTATCCAGGTTGTTCCTCATGTAACTGATGAAATAAAACAGTGGATACAATCAGTGTCCTCTGTTCCTGTGGATGGGCAGACTCGTCCAGCTGATGTTTGTGTTATTGAATTGGGAGGCACTGTAGGTAGGGTTTTATGACATCTTATGATCTGACACTTTAATAATTATTAATGTAGAAGATAAATTGATTTTGCGCTTGTTTCAGGTGATATTGAGTCAATGCCATTCATTGAAGCTTTGCGCCAATTGTCCTTTTCTCTTGGTATAGCTGGACTTTCCATTGTCATTTCAATTTTCATATCCTATGTTTGCTGAGATATGTTTTGATGTTACAACGCTTCTAAGATTTGTATCAATTCACATGGTCTCCTTTTTCTATCTATTTCTTTGGGAATGATTGGACCATAGATTAGAGTGTACTTTCTGCACTGCCATTTTTTAGTGCAAATGTAGTATTCACATGCTTTCGTTGATCTGCTATGTAGTCATgcagcatttttttttaaaaagaaacttTTTTGCTTGTTAGCGATTATCATGAATGTGACtctaatatatattttgtagGCAAGGAGAATTTCTGCCTCATACATGTGAGCCTTGCTCCAGTATTGGGTGTAGTTGGTGAACAGGTAAATAATTCTTCCTTTAACTGCAATGACGAATTCTGCTTATATCATATCTTCTACTCTGACAAGAGGAAAAAATTACATTGCACTTTTCAAGTCTTCTATCATGACAGATAGTTGCTGGTACTGGGAGGCTTGacattcttttttctctttctgtAGAAAACTAAGCCAACACAACACAGTGTACGAGAATTGAGGGCCTTGGGTCTGACTCCTGATCTTCTAGCATGCCGGTCAGTGCAGGTATTgcaaaaacatgaaaaatgaTGAATAGTTAATAGCAGATGCTTTAAAATATGACATTTTTTTCAGTCATAGTATGAGATTGCTGTTTTCCCCCATCTATTGGATACTTGTGATGGTACAtctgttgttgagtttgtattttattttctcataaCGAGTTTTGTTCAAGCAGCCATTCTAATCTGTCTTGGGTTAGTACATGTACATTTTTCTTCATGTGTTTGGTGATGTAACTCTTTTCTTTTCCACGTGTTCCTTTTTAATCTGAGCTATATTTATCTGCTCTTTCAGCCACTAATCAGATCTGTTAAGGAGAAGCTTTCACAATTTTGCCATGTTCCAGTATGTTTTCATGATTAAGTCTGAAAAAGTTTCATTTCACCACATTGTTTTCCTATTTACATTCTGTCTTCATTCATGTAGGTTGAGAACATACTTAACATCCATGACGTTCCAAACTTATGGCATGTCCCACTTATTCTTAGAGTGAGTTGCAACTTCCTCTAAAGTTAGCCTTCACTTTGCAGAGAAAGATATCAAGTCAATATGATATGCATTTAGTTGTTGCTGCAGTACGAATTTTGACAAGTGTTATTTTGCAGAACCAAAAGGCTCATGAAGCTATAATCAAAAGGCTAAACCTTGCTAGGTGAGTAAGATAATTACTAAAAAGCAGTGCTTATAAATGCATGCAAAGTATGTGGCACATAGAATATTCTGTAATTTACTCATCTGTTTTCAAGCGCCAGGTGCTAATTGGGCGGCGATGTGGCATCTAGTGCCTAGGTGGTCTAGGCGGCAATTAGGTGCTAGGCGGGAGGGTTGTACGGTTGTGCCTAGCCGCCTAGGTGGGCTAGGCGGTCGTTTTTTTAACAGTGACTCATATAACCGTTGAGAAATCATATGCTGCCGATATTGATAGATGATCAGCTTAACCTTCCAATTTTAGAGCTATGTTTGAAGTCATTGTAATAAATGCAAAAAAAGGCTTACTCATACTTGTTTGGTGGTTGATTTGAGATGGCATTACCAATTTTTATTTACACTGAATTTATTACACTGCAATAGCATTACCAATTTTTATATGGTGTTATGGTTAGTATATCTGGGGGCAATATTATCTTGTCTTTTTATTTTATAGGTCTGCTGGACCACCTGAGTTACGAGATTGGACAGAGATGGCTGAGTCTTATGACAACCTCGAGAACCCTGTTAGTGTTGTGGTACAGTATTTGATTGTTGATTGACTCTTTTTAGTGCAGAATAAATTTGAATATCAATATAATGCAGGTTAAAATTGCTTTGGTTGGGAAGTATACTGATTTGACAGATTCTTACCTATCAGTGGTGAAGGTTGGTCTAGATTCCATTTTCGAATATACACAAAACTTTTCTTTTCTATGGTACAATTATTATTATAGTTACAGTCATCTCCATGGTTGCCTAGAGTAGAAACAATTGTTTTCTAATTGTTAAACGATTGAGGTTTTGAACTGCCACATTATTGTGTTTGTGTTGATGCAATTTGGGCTTATGTACTATACATGAAAATATTACATCTAATTCGTTTTTGCATGTCTCAATTTGTTCCAGGCTCTCCTGCATGCTAGTGTTGCCTGTTCATTGAAGCCATCTATCCAGTGGATTGCAGCTTCAGATCTTGAAGATTCAACTGCAACAACTGTAAGCCACTAACCATGTGTCAATAAGATTGGACAAGTGCAGTAAAAGCATCTGGTCGATCAATGATCCACTTTTTGTACCACATATGGCATTTGTATCTTTGCTAACTCAACAAGTTTTCCGTATTAAGGTTGTTTCATTTTATGTTTCACATTTGTAACTACACTCATTTTCTCGTCTTAATATGTTTGTGTGTTACTGTACCTCATGAAGACAATTTTCAACAGGTGCCAGATTCCTATGCAAAAGCTTGGGAAACCCTTAAAGTGAGTATACCAATTgtattttattccttttttaaATATGTAACAGTTTTTAAAGTTAATATTCATAAATGCTGAAAATTCAGGGTTCATCATGCATTTTGATACCAGGAGGATTTGGGGATCGTGGAATCTCAGGGATGATATTGGCTGCAAAATATGCTCGTGAGAATAAAGTTCCATATCTTGGTATTTGCTTGGGCATGCAGATCTCAGTGATTGAGATGTCCAGACATGTGTGtttgcttcctttttttcttttacttacGAAGCTATCCTTGTAGGTTCTCACTTGATTATGCTTGCTAGGTTCTGGGCCTGGGAGATGCAGACAGTGAAGAGTTTAACAAGGATACACCAGACCGTGTTGTTATGTACATGCCTGAGGTACTTCCTTTCCTGTTATGTTCATGGAAGGGACATGACTTTGATTTAATGCCTTGACAATTGACTGCAGGTTTCAAAAACACATATGGGAAACACGATGAGGTTGGGCTGCCGGAGAACATTCTTTCGCAGACCTGATTGTCTTACATCAAAACTGTACGGATATTAGATTCTTTCTTGGttaatatcatatttttgttggCACTCTTGAATTTAATTTGTTTGGAACTCGATCCATTGTCACCACCACCAGAAAACAGTGTCTTACACAGCTGTGTTGTCTGGAGCTTTCCTTACTTGGAAGTGTATATTTTCGCGACATCACATTACAAAATGCAGCTTTAGTGTAGTAGTTGAAATTTTGTGCAAGCCCCCAGTTATTGACCATCTCTAACTTTTGCcttatataatattattattgcACATTCTAACTTGCGCTATAACTGTTAATTTTAGGTATGGAAGTCCTCCACATGTGGACGAGCGTCATCGTCATAGATACGAGGTTTACTGTCAATCTTAGTTTCTAAACATCCTGCTATTCTTTGCATCCGTTATACTCATATGCTTGGAAGTGCTTATTTGTTACTTCTGTTTAAATAGGTCAATCCAGCCTTTGTTCCCATGCTTGAAAACGCTGGTCTTCAGTTTGTTGGTTGTGATGAAAGTGGAAATAGGATGGAGGTATTAAGCAAACATCCTATGTCATATCCTTGtgccttgattttttttaaagcctGAGCCTGCTTGCACCTATGATCAGATTGTAGAGCTACAAGACCACCCCTTCTACATAGGTGTTCAGTTCCATCCAGAGTTCAAATCAAGGCCTCGAAGACCTTCACCTCCATTTACAGGTGGAAACTTTTTGTTATGTTTGAATTGTCAAATGCTTTGCTCCCCTAAACTGTTCTAAGAAAAAAATCGCATTGTTTCAGTTCTTCTGTGAACTGCAGTAGTATGAATGCTACAAGAGCACCATGATCTCTTTGtgctgagttttttttttcctgcatAGCATAGTCTAGAATTTGCTATGTATGTCTAATATTACATCTTTTGAGAACTATGCAGGTCTAA comes from the Phragmites australis chromosome 22, lpPhrAust1.1, whole genome shotgun sequence genome and includes:
- the LOC133905470 gene encoding uncharacterized protein LOC133905470 isoform X1; this encodes MAEAAEEGQTAATKYVLITSGVVSGLGKGVTASSVGVVLKSCGLRVTCIKIDPYLNKDAGTMSSFEHGEVFVLDDGGEVDLDLGNYERFIDVTLTRDNNITTGKIYQSVIEKERKGVYLGKTVQVVPHVTDEIKQWIQSVSSVPVDGQTRPADVCVIELGGTVGDIESMPFIEALRQLSFSLGKENFCLIHVSLAPVLGVVGEQKTKPTQHSVRELRALGLTPDLLACRSVQPLIRSVKEKLSQFCHVPVENILNIHDVPNLWHVPLILRNQKAHEAIIKRLNLARSAGPPELRDWTEMAESYDNLENPVKIALVGKYTDLTDSYLSVVKALLHASVACSLKPSIQWIAASDLEDSTATTVPDSYAKAWETLKGSSCILIPGGFGDRGISGMILAAKYARENKVPYLGICLGMQISVIEMSRHVLGLGDADSEEFNKDTPDRVVMYMPEVSKTHMGNTMRLGCRRTFFRRPDCLTSKLYGSPPHVDERHRHRYEVNPAFVPMLENAGLQFVGCDESGNRMEIVELQDHPFYIGVQFHPEFKSRPRRPSPPFTGLILAATKQLGTSSNNSNGYAGASE
- the LOC133905470 gene encoding uncharacterized protein LOC133905470 isoform X2 — translated: MSSFEHGEVFVLDDGGEVDLDLGNYERFIDVTLTRDNNITTGKIYQSVIEKERKGVYLGKTVQVVPHVTDEIKQWIQSVSSVPVDGQTRPADVCVIELGGTVGDIESMPFIEALRQLSFSLGKENFCLIHVSLAPVLGVVGEQKTKPTQHSVRELRALGLTPDLLACRSVQPLIRSVKEKLSQFCHVPVENILNIHDVPNLWHVPLILRNQKAHEAIIKRLNLARSAGPPELRDWTEMAESYDNLENPVKIALVGKYTDLTDSYLSVVKALLHASVACSLKPSIQWIAASDLEDSTATTVPDSYAKAWETLKGSSCILIPGGFGDRGISGMILAAKYARENKVPYLGICLGMQISVIEMSRHVLGLGDADSEEFNKDTPDRVVMYMPEVSKTHMGNTMRLGCRRTFFRRPDCLTSKLYGSPPHVDERHRHRYEVNPAFVPMLENAGLQFVGCDESGNRMEIVELQDHPFYIGVQFHPEFKSRPRRPSPPFTGLILAATKQLGTSSNNSNGYAGASE